The following nucleotide sequence is from Candidatus Eisenbacteria bacterium.
CCGCAGGGCCTTGCCCGCCGCGACGAGAACCGCTTCGTGTCCCGCGCCGCTGATCTGGAAGAAGGTGAGGTTCTGCTTCTTGAGCTTGATCTCCTCGTCGTCCATGCGCCTCGAGAGAAGGATCAGCCGGTACATGTCCAGAAGCTCGGTGCGGTTCAAACCGTGGATCGTCTCTTTCTCGACTTGGAGCGCCACGCGAAGACCTCCTCGAAGGCGGGATTTGGTGCTTGAGCAGGTAGATTATAGCGGAGACACTCGTCCTCGAAAACGCTGGAATTGCCCGCGCGTGAAAGAGGAATCAGCCCATGGAACCGACCGTCCCCGCCGCTCGTCGAGTCAGCCCGGTCGAATTCCGGGGCCCCGCGGGAAGGATCGAAGGACTCTGGTCGGATCCCGGCCGCGGCCTTCCTTCCGCCGTCATTGCCCATCCCCATCCCGCGCACGGGGGCTCGATGCACAGCAAGGTGGTGTACACCCTCTATCGCGTCCTCGATCAGGCGGGACACCCCACGCTGCGATTCAATTTTCGCGGGGTCGGTGGGAGCGAGGGCGCCTACTCCGGATGGAACGAGGAGACGGGAGACATGGCCGCGGCGGCGGCGTTCGCGAGGAAGCGGACCGCACGGCGCGAGCTATGGGGCGCGGGGTTTTCTTTCGGGGCGTGGATCGGGCTTCAGTGGGCGCTCGGGGATCCGGACGTCGAGCGCTTCATCGCGCTCGGGCTCGCGGCGGAGGACCGCGCGTTCGATTTCCTGG
It contains:
- a CDS encoding alpha/beta fold hydrolase; this translates as MEPTVPAARRVSPVEFRGPAGRIEGLWSDPGRGLPSAVIAHPHPAHGGSMHSKVVYTLYRVLDQAGHPTLRFNFRGVGGSEGAYSGWNEETGDMAAAAAFARKRTARRELWGAGFSFGAWIGLQWALGDPDVERFIALGLAAEDRAFDFLDRVPWPLAIVQGERDQYGSPAALAELTRKWERTGRVTVKIIRGADHFFTGKLAELKQALEEIL